The proteins below come from a single Eucalyptus grandis isolate ANBG69807.140 chromosome 3, ASM1654582v1, whole genome shotgun sequence genomic window:
- the LOC104440077 gene encoding disease resistance protein RUN1-like isoform X1 produces the protein MANSEARTSSDAAQVLGGEYQVFLSFRGPDTRAGFTDFLYHSLVEAGVRVFRDDEELRIGDVISGSLQHAINSSKMYIPIFSRTYASSKWCLWELKHIADNVSKSKGKKSILPIFFDVEPDDVKLKTPQYEKALRKHAKKFPDEVKAWRVALAAVGKIKGLNVKSSPAEIVNLVVGMVLEKLETKQETMTKHLVGLDDRVEHLKKSLDVSNLDVHLIGIFGMGGIGKTTIAKLVFNQLSSHFGKFCSFLENVRERSSTEEGIVKLQKKLLSDIGFGSMEKVEDSAKGMKRIGEILVNKKVLVVLDDVDNKEHIKKLIGISKLHSGSRIIITTRDTTILKVEGFKGEILQYEMQKMDNGPALQLFCQHAFGRDFPSNDLYGLSSKIVSFMGGLPLALEVVGSSLKEIKNKDHWEETLDKLRKVPEEAVLEKLMISYDKLTSHQQEIFLDIACFFFKEKKTDASYVWDICHCYPKGGIKVLTERCLIKILEGEEFWMHDQLIALGRQIVRDKSKDCLGKQSRLWIVEESLKIIRTEERKDNVQMLQIVRPPNNIEITNEEFERLQNLRCLKLNRGTYVGDFTRCSSNLRWFSWDSPIVINFRAANLYLDHLVVCKLHDLNFKNDSKAWDLIKRSQNLKVLSITSCSGITTIPNISRCSALERLTLAHCHNLKRIESFIGNLQSLVELNIEMCNNFTNLPEEVGALEKLKHLSLSGCAGLRELPSSLGNLISLTELYLSGTNIVKLPNFIGNLKSLRVLRLSRDQSHHLEFSWVTSMLNDLDELLGTMKLLDFLLKWATYDGFSHHPSSYCPIWQLPSDISTLKNLEELDLCGYGEIGIEIPDGIGELSYLRNLNFEDTYICGIPRTIKKLHHLQTLNLWNCNAIQELPELPSSLTYLALRSQSLISVPNLSNLTNLVELQLSDGSLDTDKSNLRTACNIRGIGKLSKLKRLYLNLLYVYAPSKFASLPDLEALELYGLNLTPLEQLPSSSRSWRNLLTLNLYCCEMEDIPHGLPRLENLIVSSSELLQKLTIPSELRKLQQVLVEHCPALVEIQVVGPLDSFKSLAVFDCESLAKIDGLSSLNLENLSIGECSVLTNGEGLNELESLQICPVHIWPSMRSFTDVSCTNRPYVYYVPKWEREMPIWSGRTWKPYQKKILVHKSFKVRHLLNQHIVDVRDCTDLKLD, from the exons ATGGCAAACTCAGAGGCTCGAACAAGTAGTGATGCTGCACAAGTATTAGGAGGCGAATACCaagtgttcttgagtttcagaggacCTGACACTCGTGCTGGATTCACAGACTTTCTCTACCACAGCTTGGTAGAAGCTGGGGTTCGCGTATTTagggatgatgaggaacttcgCATCGGTGATGTGATAAGTGGGAGCCTTCAACATGCTATCAATAGCTCCAAAATGTACATTCCCATCTTCTctcggacttatgcttccagtaaaTGGTGCCTTTGGGAGCTCAAGCACATAGCAGACAACGTGTCCAAGTCAAAGGGTAAAAAAAGCATCCTTCCTATTTTTTTCGATGTGGAACCTGACGATGTTAAACTTAAGACTCCACAATATGAAAAGGCTTTACGAAAACACGCGAAGAAGTTTCCTGATGAAGTCAAGGCATGGAGAGTGGCTCTTGCAGCTGTAGGCAAAATCAAGGGGTTGAATGTGAAATCAAG CCCAGCAGAAATTGTCAATTTGGTTGTTGGAATGGTTTTGGAGAAGCTTGagacaaaacaagaaacaatgaCCAAACATTTAGTTGGACTTGATGATCGAGTAGAACACTTGAAAAAGTCGTTAGATGTCAGCAATCTTGATGTGCATCTCATTGGAATTTTTGGAATGGGAGGCATTGGTAAAACAACTATTGCCAAGCTTGTTTTCAATCAATTGTCTTCCCACTTTGGAAAGTTTTGTAGCTTCCTTGAGAATGTTCGAGAAAGGTCATCAACTGAGGAGGGCATTGTCAAGTTGCAGAAAAAATTACTATCTGACATTGGCTTTGGATCTATGGAAAAGGTCGAGGATAGTGCAAAAGGAATGAAGAGGATTGGAGAAATACTTGTCAACAAGAAGGTCCTTGTGGTTCTGGATGATGTTGATAACAAAGAGCACATTAAGAAACTAATAGGAATTTCCAAATTACATTCAGGATCCAGGATAATCATTACAACAAGAGACACAACCATTCTGAAAGTTGAGGGATTTAAAGGTGAAATTCTACAGTATGAGATGCAAAAGATGGATAATGGGCCTGCACTTCAGCTTTTTTGTCAACATGCCTTTGGTAGAGACTTCCCTTCAAATGATTTGTATGGGCTTTCAAGTAAAATTGTCTCATTTATGGGAGGGCTTCCATTGGCTCTTGAAGTGGTAGGTTCGTCACTTAAGGAGATAAAAAACAAAGATCACTGGGAAGAGACTTTGGACAAGTTAAGGAAAGTACCTGAGGAAGCTGTTCTAGAGAAGTTGATGATTAGCTATGATAAACTAACCTCACATCAGCAAGAAATTTTTCTCGATATAGCATGCTTCTttttcaaagagaagaagaccGATGCAAGTTACGTGTGGGACATTTGTCATTGTTATCCCAAAGGAGGAATTAAAGTCCTTACGGAGAGGTGCTTAATAAAGATATTGGAGGGTGAAgagttttggatgcatgatcagcTAATAGCACTAGGAAGGCAAATTGTCCGCGACAAAAGTAAAGATTGCCTTGGAAAGCAAAGTAGGTTGTGGATTGTAGAAGAGTCCTTGAAAATCATAAGAACTGAGGAG AGGAAGGATAATGTTCAAATGCTACAGATAGTTAGACCACCTAACAACATAGAGATCACCAATGAAGAGTTTGAAAGGTTACAAAACCTGAGATGCCTCAAGTTAAATCGGGGAACTTATGTTGGGGACTTTACAAGGTGCAGTTCGAATTTGAGATGGTTTTCTTGGGATTCTCctattgtgataaattttagggcAGCGAATTTGTATTTGGATCATCTTGTTGTTTGTAAACTTCATGATCTTAACTTCAAGAATGATTCAAAAGCATGGGACTTGATCAAG AGGTCGCAGAATTTGAAAGTTCTCTCTATTACTTCGTGTTCTGGCATAACAACAATCCCAAACATCTCCAGATGCTCGGCTTTAGAGAGGTTGACTCTTGCACATTGCCATAATCTAAAGAGAATTGAAAGCTTCATTGGAAATCTACAGTCGTTGGTTGAGTTAAATATCGAAATGTGcaataattttaccaatttgCCTGAAGAAGTGGGGGCGTTAGAGAAGCTTAAGCACTTGTCCTTGTCAGGATGCGCAGGATTAAGAGAACTTCCAAGCTCACTTGGCAATTTAATCTCATTGACAGAGTTATACTTATCAGGTACGAACATTGTCAAACTTCCAAACTTCattggaaatttgaaatcattACGTGTATTGCGTTTGTCAAGAGACCAATCGCATCATTTAGAGTTTTCCTGGGTCACTAGCATGTTGAACGATCTTGATGAGCTTCTAGGGACAATGAAACTTCTCGACTTCCTTTTAAAGTGGGCAACATACGATGGATTCTCGCATCACCCATCTTCATACTGTCCTATTTGGCAGTTACCTAGTGACATTAGCACGTTGAAAAATCTTGAAGAGCTGGATCTCTGTGGGTATGGTGAAATTGGAATTGAAATTCCTGATGGAATTGGAGAATTGTCTTATTTAAGAAATCTAAATTTTGAGGATACCTATATTTGTGGAATTCCAAGGACAATCAAGAAGCTTCATCACCTCCAAACACTCAATTTATGGAATTGTAATGCGATTCAAGAATTGCCGGAGCTTCCCTCAAGTCTGACCTATCTTGCTCTTAGATCTCAATCATTGATCTCAGTCCCTAATCTGTCGAACCTTACCAATTTGGTTGAACTACAATTAAGTGATGGCTCTCTTGATACAGACAAATCAAACCTTAGAACAGCATGCAATATCAGGGGGATTGGGAAGCTATCTAAACTGAAAAGGTTGTATTTGAATCTGCTATATGTCTATGCTCCTTCAAAATTTGCTTCTCTTCCTGATCTGGAAGCACTTGAGTTGTATGGCCTAAACCTAACACCTCTCGAGCAGCTTCCGTCCTCCAgcaggagttggagaaatttgttgactttaaatttatattgttgTGAAATGGAAGACATTCCACATGGACTTCCACGACTGGAGAATTTAATAGTTAGCAGTTCTGAACTCCTTCAAAAATTAACCATTCCTTCGGAATTAAGGAAGCTACAGCAAGTGCTCGTGGAACATTGTCCGGCCCTAGTTGAGATACAAGTTGTGGGTCCTTTGGATTCATTTAAGTCCTTGGCGGTTTTTGACTGCGAATCTCTGGCAAAAATAGATGGGTTATCATCCTTGAACCTGGAGAACTTGTCAATCGGAGAGTGCAGTGTACTTACTAATGGTGAGGGCCTAAACGAGCTGGAGTCTTTGCAAATCTGCCCGGTCCACATATGGCCGTCAATGAGAAGCTTCACCGATGTATCTTGCACAAATAGACCATATGTTTACTACGTCCCAAAATGGGAGCGTGAAATGCCCATTTGGAGTGGAAGGACGTGGAAGCCTTACCAAAAGAAGATTCTTGTGCATAAATCATTTAAGGTGCGACATCTTCTTAATCAACATATAGTTGACGTGCGTGATTGCACGGATTTGAAacttgattga
- the LOC104440077 gene encoding TMV resistance protein N-like isoform X2 encodes MANSEARTSSDAAQVLGGEYQVFLSFRGPDTRAGFTDFLYHSLVEAGVRVFRDDEELRIGDVISGSLQHAINSSKMYIPIFSRTYASSKWCLWELKHIADNVSKSKGKKSILPIFFDVEPDDVKLKTPQYEKALRKHAKKFPDEVKAWRVALAAVGKIKGLNVKSSPAEIVNLVVGMVLEKLETKQETMTKHLVGLDDRVEHLKKSLDVSNLDVHLIGIFGMGGIGKTTIAKLVFNQLSSHFGKFCSFLENVRERSSTEEGIVKLQKKLLSDIGFGSMEKVEDSAKGMKRIGEILVNKKVLVVLDDVDNKEHIKKLIGISKLHSGSRIIITTRDTTILKVEGFKGEILQYEMQKMDNGPALQLFCQHAFGRDFPSNDLYGLSSKIVSFMGGLPLALEVVGSSLKEIKNKDHWEETLDKLRKVPEEAVLEKLMISYDKLTSHQQEIFLDIACFFFKEKKTDASYVWDICHCYPKGGIKVLTERCLIKILEGEEFWMHDQLIALGRQIVRDKSKDCLGKQSRLWIVEESLKIIRTEERKDNVQMLQIVRPPNNIEITNEEFERLQNLRCLKLNRGTYVGDFTRGRRI; translated from the exons ATGGCAAACTCAGAGGCTCGAACAAGTAGTGATGCTGCACAAGTATTAGGAGGCGAATACCaagtgttcttgagtttcagaggacCTGACACTCGTGCTGGATTCACAGACTTTCTCTACCACAGCTTGGTAGAAGCTGGGGTTCGCGTATTTagggatgatgaggaacttcgCATCGGTGATGTGATAAGTGGGAGCCTTCAACATGCTATCAATAGCTCCAAAATGTACATTCCCATCTTCTctcggacttatgcttccagtaaaTGGTGCCTTTGGGAGCTCAAGCACATAGCAGACAACGTGTCCAAGTCAAAGGGTAAAAAAAGCATCCTTCCTATTTTTTTCGATGTGGAACCTGACGATGTTAAACTTAAGACTCCACAATATGAAAAGGCTTTACGAAAACACGCGAAGAAGTTTCCTGATGAAGTCAAGGCATGGAGAGTGGCTCTTGCAGCTGTAGGCAAAATCAAGGGGTTGAATGTGAAATCAAG CCCAGCAGAAATTGTCAATTTGGTTGTTGGAATGGTTTTGGAGAAGCTTGagacaaaacaagaaacaatgaCCAAACATTTAGTTGGACTTGATGATCGAGTAGAACACTTGAAAAAGTCGTTAGATGTCAGCAATCTTGATGTGCATCTCATTGGAATTTTTGGAATGGGAGGCATTGGTAAAACAACTATTGCCAAGCTTGTTTTCAATCAATTGTCTTCCCACTTTGGAAAGTTTTGTAGCTTCCTTGAGAATGTTCGAGAAAGGTCATCAACTGAGGAGGGCATTGTCAAGTTGCAGAAAAAATTACTATCTGACATTGGCTTTGGATCTATGGAAAAGGTCGAGGATAGTGCAAAAGGAATGAAGAGGATTGGAGAAATACTTGTCAACAAGAAGGTCCTTGTGGTTCTGGATGATGTTGATAACAAAGAGCACATTAAGAAACTAATAGGAATTTCCAAATTACATTCAGGATCCAGGATAATCATTACAACAAGAGACACAACCATTCTGAAAGTTGAGGGATTTAAAGGTGAAATTCTACAGTATGAGATGCAAAAGATGGATAATGGGCCTGCACTTCAGCTTTTTTGTCAACATGCCTTTGGTAGAGACTTCCCTTCAAATGATTTGTATGGGCTTTCAAGTAAAATTGTCTCATTTATGGGAGGGCTTCCATTGGCTCTTGAAGTGGTAGGTTCGTCACTTAAGGAGATAAAAAACAAAGATCACTGGGAAGAGACTTTGGACAAGTTAAGGAAAGTACCTGAGGAAGCTGTTCTAGAGAAGTTGATGATTAGCTATGATAAACTAACCTCACATCAGCAAGAAATTTTTCTCGATATAGCATGCTTCTttttcaaagagaagaagaccGATGCAAGTTACGTGTGGGACATTTGTCATTGTTATCCCAAAGGAGGAATTAAAGTCCTTACGGAGAGGTGCTTAATAAAGATATTGGAGGGTGAAgagttttggatgcatgatcagcTAATAGCACTAGGAAGGCAAATTGTCCGCGACAAAAGTAAAGATTGCCTTGGAAAGCAAAGTAGGTTGTGGATTGTAGAAGAGTCCTTGAAAATCATAAGAACTGAGGAG AGGAAGGATAATGTTCAAATGCTACAGATAGTTAGACCACCTAACAACATAGAGATCACCAATGAAGAGTTTGAAAGGTTACAAAACCTGAGATGCCTCAAGTTAAATCGGGGAACTTATGTTGGGGACTTTACAAG AGGTCGCAGAATTTGA